A single genomic interval of Salvelinus fontinalis isolate EN_2023a unplaced genomic scaffold, ASM2944872v1 scaffold_0285, whole genome shotgun sequence harbors:
- the LOC129845380 gene encoding B-cell CLL/lymphoma 6 member B protein-like: MTDTVVFHAQLASIIEVLANAAVAEICKLVDDGHAALRLEISHSQKEIDNLRRKLLLTKYQSSQRGTEKIGAMRRIVLRRDTHRVARARESLVGKSSVEDCFADSERGNLTQDVTNWRDSGRTATDQDGSMQMADMQDAPLIKMENLDTNRTEEIIQLVNESSEKIIVAEPGASSSTEITDPLDQQGNRHRAPDTSLNLEPENQTFHHPASQYNRARQDHPVAEGVTWETDHQPISYSLSQWTENQVTDNPTVNAPHNAGPDSKRLSGHPERRGVSGNSGVCMSASGSLDWLPDVVMVDSVPIKVEADMSSEWSLTGQEATSGEVCSDSRQLVDNRERGGMESGQTKCLPDTQHAEQGTTVGSRSKMSDFNRLPSLNSFSSPSVTLLQVPQRGKPAPFPNFNISATSSPKGIEKQPQQLTSHSTKRQLRCSLCGKPFPQPAHLQRHMRVHTGEKPYGCSHCTKRFSHRHQLKMHERVHTGEKPFHCVYCGKCFTQSGHMKKHLLVHTGGRPQDVVLH, translated from the exons ATGACCGATACCGTCGTCTTTCATGCTCAGCTAGCCTCCATCATTGAGGTTTTGGCGAATGCAGCCGTTGCCGAAATCTGCAAACTTGTAGATGACGGCCATGCTGCTTTACGTTTGGAAATTTCACATAGTCAAAAAGAAATCGATAACCTGCGGAGGAAGCTGCTTTTGACAAAATACCAGAGTTCTCAACGGGGCACAGAGAAAATCGGAGCCATGCGACGCATAGTTCTCAGGCGCGACACCCATCGTGTTGCCCGAGCAAGAGAGAGCTTAGTAGGAAAGTCTTCAG TGGAGGATTGTTTTGCCGACAGTGAAAGGGGCAACTTAACGCAGGATGTCACCAACTGGAGAGATTCAGGACGCACAGCAACAGACCAGGATGGGAGCATGCAG ATGGCAGATATGCAAGATGCACCTCTTATCAAAATGGAGAACCTTGACACCAATAGAACGGAAG AGATTATCCAACTGGTCAATGAGAGCAGTGAGAAGATCATTGTGGCAGAACCAGGTGCTTCATCATCTACTGAAATCACAGACCCTCTGGACCAGCAGGGCAACAGACACAGAGCTCCAGACACCTCACTCAATTTAGAACCTGAAAACCAGACGTTCCATCATCCAGCATCACAATACAACAGAGCAAGACAGGACCATCCGGTTGCTGAGGGTGTGACCTGGGAAACTGACCATCAACCCATATCATACAGCCTGTCCCAATGGACAGAGAACCAAGTGACTGACAACCCAACTGTGAATGCTCCTCACAATGCAGGGCCAGACTCCAAAAGGCTGTCTGGAcatccagagaggagaggggtgtctgGTAACTCTGGGGTCTGCATGTCTGCTTCAGGCTCTCTGGACTGGCTGCCTGATGTGGTGATGGTGGACTCAGTTCCCATTAAAGTGGAGGCAGATATGAGTTCAGAATGGAGCCTAACTGGCCAAGAGGCGACATCTGGAGAGGTTTGTTCAGACAGCAGGCAGCTTGTGGAcaacagagaaagagggggaatggAGTCTGGTCAGACAAAGTGTCTCCCTGACACTCAACATGCAGAGCAAGGCACAACTGTAGGATCAAGGTCCAAGATGTCAGATTTCAACAGACTGCCCTCCCTAAACAGCTTTTCATCCCCAAGTGTTACTCTCCTCCAGGTTCCCCAAAGAGGGAAGCCAGCTCCCTTCCCAAATTTCAACATAAGCGCCACTTCTTCACCGAAAGGCATAGAAAAGCAGCCACAACAGCTGACGTCTCACTCCACCAAGAGGCAGCTCCGGTGCAGCCTCTGTGGAAAGCCCTTCCCTCAGCCGGCGCACCTACAGAGGCACATGCGGGTCCATACGGGGGAGAAACCGTACGGTTGCAGCCACTGCACCAAGCGCTTCTCCCACAGACACCAGCTGAAGATGCATGAGAGGGTGCACACCGGAGAGaaaccatttcactgtgtctactGCGGGAAGTGCTTCACCCAGTCCGGCCACATGAAAAAGCATCTCCTCGTCCACACTGGCGGCAGGCCACAGGACGTTGTGCTGCACTGA